TCCCTTACGAATTCCCTCTGAGTCGGCAGATCCAACTCCAATAATATTAAAGGTTCCATTGTTAATTTCCCCAATAATAGCTCGAACTTTGGATGTACCGATGTCCAAACTAACAATGATGTCATTGTTGCTCAAGTCTGTGGCACCTCCTGACTCCGATAGTAATATACGTTCTCAAGTTACAACACTCTCTACATATTCAACACGTTTAAGGCTTTCCCTCTTTTTTCTACAAATTTTTTAGGTGCCACCATCTTAGGTGTAATTATGAACTTTACGCTTGATTCCAAGCCTAATAGCTGCATGATTCACTCTGCTGTATGTCTATGTCTATTAACGGTTTGAACCGCCTCGATGATTCTATTAAATTCTGAAGAAAAAAGAAGGATGCGTTAGTAAGATGCACATAGCTTAAAGTGTAACATTTTTTTAATCAATCAGAAAGTGCTATCTTCATAGGCTGCTGATTCCATTATTTCAGGATGTGCTTCCCGCTTCGCCTTCCCCGGTGTCCTCTTCATCCGGCTGAAAGGGCTCATAGGAATCAGCCTCCAGCATGGTGATAAGACCGGGCTCTTCTGTTTCAATGACTTGGTTTAGATAACTCACCTTATCTCCAAGCAAAGAAATGGTTGTGATGACCTCAAACTGTGATTTGGTATACAGCTTGATCCGGTCGGGAAACGAAGGTGTCGGCGATGGCAAAATCTCCGAAATATCGGTTGTCAGCTCATTTGGTATTTCTTTGAGCACATTCGAGAGCTCGGTCTTCAGCGGATCGTCTGCTTTCCACTGAGTAAGAATCGGTTTTTCTACTGCAATGCCTCTTCCCTCCAGATTGACGCTGGCACCGCTGGATAATATGGCTTGAATCTGACCATCCGAACCTAATTCGTAGGCGACAGTCTCATACTCTTTGACGTGTATGATAAGAATTCCAGGGAACTGCTTGTCCACCGTTGCTTCAGAAATAAGAGGACTGTCCTCCAGCACCCCTTCAATATCCGATGCATTGGCTCCGAAAAAAGGACTTCCTACCGCTAGACCGCTCTTAGATAAAATTTCTTCTCTAGTACTAAACACATTTCCTTCTATCTGAACCTGGGAAATTTTGCTTACGGGAGATCTAAAGAAGATCACTGCAAAAATAACGATAAATAACAACACCAAAATAAAGATAATTTTCCGGCTTGTTTTCATTTTTGGGGTGCTCTCTTTTTTGAGAGCAGGAATTTGACCTTTTGGCATTGACGTCCGCTCCATAAAAGCCTTAAGGTCCCCTCCAAAAAGAGGGGACTTTCAGGGCAATATTGTGCTTAAATCTGATGTAGCATGAATATACTTGAATATAATGACCATGAAGGTATTCGAATTTACGGTGCAACAAAACTTACAGGCTGTCGTTCAACCGAAGCACCCAGGGACTGAAATAATTGTTCAATCCGGTCGTAACCGCGATCGATATGATGCACCTGCTCCACCACTGTTTTGCCCTGCGCTGCGAGTCCTGCAATAACCAGTGCCGCACCTGCCCGCAAATCCGTAGCCTCAACCGTTGCCCCATATAAACGAGGTACGCCGCGGATGAATGCGGTATTCAAATCCACTGAAATATCGGCTCCCATCACGTTGAGTTCATCCACATGCTTAAATCTGGCTTCAAAGACCGTTTCCTTCATAATACTGAATCCATCAGCCAAACTGAGCAGAACCATAACCTGTGATTGAAGATCTGTAGGAAATGACGGATATGGTGATGTAACAATACGATCGACTGCCTTGGGTCTTCCCATACAGCTCACGGTTATTATATCATTGCATACACTTGTTTGAACACCGGCACGCTTCAGCACGTGTATAAGTGAAGTGAGATGTGCTGGATTACTGCGCGTTAACGTAACATTCCCACGTGTAGCAGCTGCAGCAATCAGCACAGTGCCTGCCACGATTCGATCGGGAATAATCTCATACGTGCAGGAAGTCAGCCGATCAACACCATGAATCGTAATTGTGCTCGTGCCTGCTCCAATAATATGAGCGCCCATCGCATTGAGGAAATTTTGAAGATCCTGGATTTCGGGCTCTCTAGCCGCATTTGTGATCGTCGTTGTTCCAGAAGCCGTTACTGCTGCCATCATGATATTTTCTGTAGCACCTACGCTTGGAAAATCAAGCTGGATATCTGCACCGATCAGCTTCTTCGCCCGACAAGTAATCTGCGAATCCTTCTCCTCAATAACCGCCCCAAGTGCTTCGAGTCCCCTCAAATGGAGATCAATCTTACGTTCCCCAATAGCGCAGCCGCCTGGCTGATAAATGGATACTTCGCCAAATCTCGCCAGCAGCGGACCCATCAGAAAAATGGATGAGCGCATCTTGTTCATTAAATCTTCCGGAACTCTTGATGAGCTAACCAAAGAAGTATCGAGCGTTACGACGCCTTGTTCATGTCTCGTATTACAGCCGAGCCTTTCAAGGATGTGCAGCATCACTTCAATGTCGAGCAAGTGAGGAACATTATGAAGCTCAGTGTTCCCTTCCGCCAGCAGGCTTGCCGCCATGATGGGCAATGCAGCATTCTTCGCTCCGTGGATACGTATGGATCCTGATAGGGGTTTCCCGCCTTCAATCACCAATTTGTCCAAGTGTATCACCTCCGAGTTTACCGCCCCCCTTGACTATTAACGCCCATGAATCGTCTCCAGCGCATACCGTCCGATGTATATGCGTTTTGAATAGGCAGTCATAGGGAATGAACGTCCTTAAGCGGATAAAAAAATTTGTTGTAACACACTATGGACTTTTGTTAGCCCAGAGTGATTGTCACATTTGATAAGGTATCTTATGTAAAGAGGCCTCTGTGTGTGACAATCGCCTACTGGACTGTTTCTTACGTATCCGTGATCTAATCTTGTTAGATTTATTTCTTCGCAATCCGTCTCATCTCAGCGACAAGTACGGCCGCTGAATCCGGCTTTCCAAG
This sequence is a window from Paenibacillus urinalis. Protein-coding genes within it:
- a CDS encoding cell division protein FtsQ/DivIB — protein: MPKGQIPALKKESTPKMKTSRKIIFILVLLFIVIFAVIFFRSPVSKISQVQIEGNVFSTREEILSKSGLAVGSPFFGANASDIEGVLEDSPLISEATVDKQFPGILIIHVKEYETVAYELGSDGQIQAILSSGASVNLEGRGIAVEKPILTQWKADDPLKTELSNVLKEIPNELTTDISEILPSPTPSFPDRIKLYTKSQFEVITTISLLGDKVSYLNQVIETEEPGLITMLEADSYEPFQPDEEDTGEGEAGSTS
- the murA gene encoding UDP-N-acetylglucosamine 1-carboxyvinyltransferase; its protein translation is MDKLVIEGGKPLSGSIRIHGAKNAALPIMAASLLAEGNTELHNVPHLLDIEVMLHILERLGCNTRHEQGVVTLDTSLVSSSRVPEDLMNKMRSSIFLMGPLLARFGEVSIYQPGGCAIGERKIDLHLRGLEALGAVIEEKDSQITCRAKKLIGADIQLDFPSVGATENIMMAAVTASGTTTITNAAREPEIQDLQNFLNAMGAHIIGAGTSTITIHGVDRLTSCTYEIIPDRIVAGTVLIAAAATRGNVTLTRSNPAHLTSLIHVLKRAGVQTSVCNDIITVSCMGRPKAVDRIVTSPYPSFPTDLQSQVMVLLSLADGFSIMKETVFEARFKHVDELNVMGADISVDLNTAFIRGVPRLYGATVEATDLRAGAALVIAGLAAQGKTVVEQVHHIDRGYDRIEQLFQSLGASVERQPVSFVAP